The segment TTAAGTCCACTGCGTGGTTTTTCTATGTTCTGGAGGAGTTTACATATTTCTTATAACTGAGAACTTGGTATAATGTAATTTAGTTATGTTCTGGATGAAAATGGAATTTTATCATAGCCATATCATACACTGCGTTTTTGTAAAGCAACGCCTGCCGGAAACTGTATGAAGATTTCGGAAAATGTAAGCCGCCATACGAACAGGCCGGTAAATGGCTTTGCGACGGGAAAAAGTAATTTGTGTTTTTGTATGGCACGGCATTTGCAAAGTATAGTTAAGAGAAGAGAGGTCATGAAATGGATTTAAAGGAAAAGCTGGTAAACATTATACGGTCGGAAAATCCCAAGGACCCTTTTACCGATGTGCGTTTGGCTAAAATGCTGTCCACCACCCGGGAGACGGTGACCATGCTGCGCAAGGAGCTTTCCCTGGGCAATTCGCGGGAACGGCGTAAACCGTACCTAAAGAAAGCCATCGAGGAGTTGTTCCGGCAAAGCAGTAAAATGACGGTGGCTGAGGCGACTAAGCGATTGATGGAACGGGGTTTTGACATCTCCCGCCATGTAGTGGAAGAGCTGCTCAGGGAGACGGGCATTCCGGCACCGGTGGAGGAGGCTTGTGTCAGGGATACGGTCAATCCGTTTCAGGCACTGGTCGGCTGCCACGGCAGTCTGGAAAAACCGGTCAATCAGGCCAAGTCGGCCATTTTGTACCCTCCCTTTGGACTGCCTACGCTGATTATTGGGGAAAGCGGGGTGGGAAAAACCCAGTTTGCCGAATGTATGTATAATTTTGCCAGGCAGAAACAGGTGATTGCCGACGACAGGCCGTTTATTGTATTCAACTGCGCCGACTATGGCGACAATCCGCAGTTACTGCTGTCCTTGCTGTATGGCTATAAGAAGGGGGCTTTTACCGGCGCCGACAGTGACACGGAAGGTTTAGTTGAGCAGGCCCATAACGGAGTGCTGTTTTTGGATGAAATCCACCGGTTGCCACCTAAAGGGCAGGAGATCCTGTTTTCCATTCTTGACCGGGGGCAGTTTCGGCGGCTGGGAGAAACCAAGGATGAACGGCGGGTCAATATCATCTTTATCGGTGCCACTACGGAAAATATTGAGTCCAGCCTGCTGCTCAGCTTCCGGCGGCGCATTCCGATGATCATTTCGATTCCTTCGCTTCAGCAGCGTTCGTTCTTGGAAAAGGTGGAGATTATTTACGACTTCTTTCAACAGGAGTGCAGCCGGGTCAATGAAAAGGTGTTCGTCGAGGCCAAGGTGATTGAAATCCTGTCACTGAAACGGTTTGGCGGCAATATCGGTCAGCTAAAGAGTACCATTCAGGTGATCTGCGCCAGGGCATTTATGAAATACATTGGCAAAAATGAGGAGTTTATCAGCATTGGCTACGAGGATGTGCTGGAGACCAACACTATGCAGCAGGATTTTGCCCTGGAGGATGTCAATGTGGTGAAAGTCCGCAAGTACATCCAGGATATGATGTTTATTCCTTTCCTTAATAATAAAGCCAGCTTCATCAAGCACATGCAGGAAGGCTCTTACTCGCTGCCGGAGGACTTTTACCGGCAGATGGAACAGAAATACAAAGAACTGACCAAGTTTAATATGGACTCCCGGGAAGTGGAAGAGATTCTGTGGAGTTTCATTATCAACAAGTTCAATAATCTGGAATTAAGCGGCAATACCAAGTCCAAGTATGTTTCGCTCAACGAGCTGGTCAATATTGTGGATAAGGACATTATTGAGCTGGTTAAGGAACTGCGGCTGCAGCTCATCCAGGAGCGGCTGTACCATGATGTGAACGAAAGCATTTTTACTCATTTGGCCATTCACTTGGAGGAAACGGTCAAACGCATCCGGCTGAAGCAGCAGATCATCAATATCAACCTGCCTAAGATCAAACAGGACTTTTCACGGGAGTATCAGTTGGCGGTGCAGTTTGCCGGACAACTGGCAGCACGCAAGCAACTGGAGCTGGTGGAGGATGAAATCGGCTTTATTGCCATGTATATTAAGGCCGCTATTGAGAAAAAGCCCTTTGAAAACCGGGTCAGTGTCGTGGTGGTATCTCATGGACGCATTGCCACCGAGATTGTTACGGTGGTCAAGGAATTGCTGGGGGTGCAGTTCCCGGTGGCTATCGATATGCCGCTCAATGAGGCGCCTTCCATTATCTATGAAAAGATTATCGGCATATCCCAAATTATTGATGAGGGAAAGGGCATTCTTTTCCTGGTTGATATGGGTTCACTAACCAATGTGGGCAAGATCGTCACAGACAAGCTGGCGATTCCCACCCGGACACTGGACAGGGTGGATCTGGTAACGGTGATTGAGGCCGTTCGCAAGGCGTCCATCCCGGAAAACGAGCTGGACGAAATTTACTCCAGCCTGCTCAAATCCCGTTATAATTATCCGGTTTTGACCATTAATGAACCGGCCCGGCCGTTGGCGCTGGTGGCGGTCTGCCTGACCGGTGAGGGTACAGCCTGCCATATCCGGCGGCTGCTGGAGGAGAAGTATCCCGGGGTAACGGTTTTCCAGGTCGGGGCGATGGATGAGCAGCTAAAAAACAAGTTGGTCGAGATCCAGCAGAATTATCAAATTCTGGCCCTGATCGGTACCATCAACCCGGAAATTGAAGGGCTCCATTTCATCGTCTATGAGCCGGGCATGGCCAAAGCGGGTATCCGCGAACTGGATTATGTGCTGGCGGCGCAGCAGGTGGATGAACTGGCGGGCTTTTCCAAGGACGATCTGATCGTGTTTGAGTCGGACGCCCGTTCGCAGAAGGAACTAATTGAGGTCATGTGCCTGCTGATGATCAACAAAGGCTATGTCCGGAAGGAATTTTTAGAATCGGTATTCCGGCGGGAGGCTATCGCCCCTACCTTTATGAAGGGCGGCATTGCCTTTCCCCATGGCGATTCGCTGGCCGTACATAAATCGGCCATCGTGGTTGCCAGGCTGAAGCAGCCTATTATCTGGGGCAGCGGCCCGGTCGAAATGGCTTGTTTACCGGCCTTTAAGGTGAATGATAAGAAGATGGTCAAGGGGATTTTGCGGCCATTCCTAAAAATGCAGCTGATTGACAGTTTGAAACAAAGCAAAAATATGCTTGAGCTAAAAGAAACGCTCTATCGGGAGATGCGAAGCAGTTCCTAATGGC is part of the Propionispora hippei DSM 15287 genome and harbors:
- a CDS encoding sigma 54-interacting transcriptional regulator, translating into MDLKEKLVNIIRSENPKDPFTDVRLAKMLSTTRETVTMLRKELSLGNSRERRKPYLKKAIEELFRQSSKMTVAEATKRLMERGFDISRHVVEELLRETGIPAPVEEACVRDTVNPFQALVGCHGSLEKPVNQAKSAILYPPFGLPTLIIGESGVGKTQFAECMYNFARQKQVIADDRPFIVFNCADYGDNPQLLLSLLYGYKKGAFTGADSDTEGLVEQAHNGVLFLDEIHRLPPKGQEILFSILDRGQFRRLGETKDERRVNIIFIGATTENIESSLLLSFRRRIPMIISIPSLQQRSFLEKVEIIYDFFQQECSRVNEKVFVEAKVIEILSLKRFGGNIGQLKSTIQVICARAFMKYIGKNEEFISIGYEDVLETNTMQQDFALEDVNVVKVRKYIQDMMFIPFLNNKASFIKHMQEGSYSLPEDFYRQMEQKYKELTKFNMDSREVEEILWSFIINKFNNLELSGNTKSKYVSLNELVNIVDKDIIELVKELRLQLIQERLYHDVNESIFTHLAIHLEETVKRIRLKQQIININLPKIKQDFSREYQLAVQFAGQLAARKQLELVEDEIGFIAMYIKAAIEKKPFENRVSVVVVSHGRIATEIVTVVKELLGVQFPVAIDMPLNEAPSIIYEKIIGISQIIDEGKGILFLVDMGSLTNVGKIVTDKLAIPTRTLDRVDLVTVIEAVRKASIPENELDEIYSSLLKSRYNYPVLTINEPARPLALVAVCLTGEGTACHIRRLLEEKYPGVTVFQVGAMDEQLKNKLVEIQQNYQILALIGTINPEIEGLHFIVYEPGMAKAGIRELDYVLAAQQVDELAGFSKDDLIVFESDARSQKELIEVMCLLMINKGYVRKEFLESVFRREAIAPTFMKGGIAFPHGDSLAVHKSAIVVARLKQPIIWGSGPVEMACLPAFKVNDKKMVKGILRPFLKMQLIDSLKQSKNMLELKETLYREMRSSS